Proteins from a single region of Desulfovibrio sp. X2:
- the glmS gene encoding glutamine--fructose-6-phosphate transaminase (isomerizing) translates to MCGIIGYAGHRPAVPVSLEGLRRLEYRGYDSAGVAFKLDGGLVVIKEKGKIAALEEALEEAGNFMNATAALAHTRWATHGVPNRPNAHPHLDQSGELAMVHNGIIENYTELKQEMLQKGISFYSETDSEVLVKLVGECMKESGSVEEALSKALSRAEGAYAVVLISNAHPGRLWAARKQSPLVLGLGTGENFLASDVPAFLPYTREVVFLDDGEMVVIDANSWKVMDAATLQAKEKKSQTITWDVQAAQKGGFKHFMLKEIMEQPKVVRDCLTGRIDQQKKTVKLPEIDGLPVPKRLVIVACGTSSYAGMWGKYIIEKMARVPVDVAIASEFRYADPILAEGDQVMAISQSGETADTLAGLRLAREHGIPVIGLCNVVGSSVARESDHVLYTQAGPEISVASTKAMCSQMVMLFLLGLSYAERKGLLSDEDRAAAVSGIQEIAGVLEQSLPAMRDTARHLARSYSSADNFLYLGRGPYCPLAMEGALKLKEISYIHAEGYAAGEMKHGPIALIDPRFPTFAIALADDLFSKVKSNLIEVKARGGKIIALTNAGPGLEVDHPWYLPQVWGPLGAFTVLPAVQLFAYEIADYLGKDVDQPRNLAKSVTVE, encoded by the coding sequence ATGTGCGGCATCATCGGCTACGCGGGTCATCGTCCTGCCGTGCCCGTCAGCCTCGAGGGGCTGCGGCGGCTCGAATACCGGGGCTACGACTCGGCCGGAGTGGCCTTCAAGCTCGACGGCGGCCTCGTGGTCATCAAGGAGAAGGGCAAGATAGCGGCCCTGGAAGAGGCGCTGGAGGAGGCGGGCAACTTCATGAACGCCACCGCCGCTCTGGCGCACACCCGCTGGGCCACGCACGGCGTGCCCAACCGGCCGAACGCCCACCCGCACCTGGACCAGTCCGGCGAGCTGGCCATGGTCCACAACGGCATCATCGAGAACTACACCGAGCTCAAGCAGGAGATGCTGCAAAAGGGCATCTCCTTCTATTCCGAGACCGACTCCGAGGTCCTGGTGAAGCTCGTGGGCGAGTGCATGAAGGAGAGCGGTTCCGTGGAGGAGGCGCTGTCCAAGGCGCTTTCGCGCGCCGAGGGCGCCTACGCCGTGGTGCTCATCTCCAACGCCCACCCGGGCAGGCTCTGGGCCGCGCGCAAGCAGAGCCCGCTGGTGCTGGGGCTGGGCACGGGCGAGAATTTCCTTGCCTCTGACGTGCCCGCCTTCCTGCCCTACACGCGCGAGGTGGTCTTCCTCGACGACGGCGAGATGGTGGTCATCGACGCCAACTCCTGGAAGGTCATGGACGCGGCCACGCTGCAGGCCAAGGAGAAGAAGTCCCAGACCATCACGTGGGACGTGCAGGCCGCGCAGAAGGGCGGCTTCAAGCACTTCATGCTCAAGGAGATCATGGAGCAGCCGAAGGTCGTGCGCGACTGCCTGACCGGCCGCATCGACCAGCAGAAGAAGACCGTGAAGCTGCCCGAGATCGACGGGCTGCCCGTGCCGAAGCGCCTGGTCATCGTGGCCTGCGGCACGTCGTCCTACGCGGGCATGTGGGGCAAGTACATCATCGAGAAGATGGCCCGCGTGCCCGTGGACGTGGCCATCGCCTCGGAGTTCCGCTACGCCGACCCGATCCTCGCAGAGGGCGACCAGGTCATGGCCATCTCCCAGTCCGGCGAGACCGCGGACACCCTGGCGGGGCTGCGCCTGGCGCGCGAGCACGGCATCCCGGTCATCGGGCTGTGCAACGTGGTCGGCTCGAGCGTGGCGCGCGAGTCGGACCACGTGCTCTACACCCAGGCCGGACCGGAGATCAGCGTGGCCTCCACCAAGGCCATGTGCTCGCAGATGGTCATGCTCTTCCTGCTCGGCCTGTCCTACGCCGAGCGCAAGGGGCTGCTTTCGGACGAGGACCGCGCGGCCGCGGTGTCCGGCATCCAGGAGATCGCCGGGGTGCTGGAGCAGAGCCTGCCCGCCATGCGCGACACCGCGCGCCATCTGGCCCGGAGCTACTCGAGCGCGGACAACTTCCTCTACCTCGGCCGCGGCCCCTACTGCCCGCTGGCCATGGAAGGCGCGCTGAAGCTCAAGGAGATCAGCTACATCCACGCGGAAGGCTATGCCGCGGGCGAGATGAAGCACGGTCCCATCGCGCTCATCGACCCGCGCTTCCCCACCTTCGCCATCGCCCTCGCGGACGACCTCTTCAGCAAGGTCAAGAGCAACCTCATCGAGGTCAAGGCGCGCGGCGGCAAGATCATCGCCCTGACCAACGCGGGCCCTGGCCTCGAGGTGGACCACCCGTGGTACCTGCCCCAGGTCTGGGGGCCGCTCGGCGCCTTCACCGTGCTCCCGGCCGTGCAGCTCTTCGCCTACGAGATCGCGGACTACCTGGGCAAGGACGTGGACCAGCCGCGCAATCTCGCCAAGAGCGTCACCGTCGAGTAG
- a CDS encoding amidase produces MTDNPVRPPLVAAPPALERFVRADRAELLSLLDKLFERIRGLDHVLHVFEPGSPVREKVMAQARALLDRFPDPDVRPPLFGVPVGVKDIFRQQGEAIRCGSLLPPDVFFGPEAEAVTRLRQAGAIIMGRTATTELAYFEPAATCNPHDPERTPGGSSSGSAAGVAAGFFPLALGTQTAGSVIRPASYCGIAGFKPSFGRLPAEGVVYFARSLDQVGIFCATAAEAARAMAALDPEWRPVPAPRKLRLGLPVGPYLEQAAVACLGRLLAELARDSGRSGGRGLPAVPFEVVEVPCLEDIAEITVRHETLMAGEVAREQAACFTRYQRLYRPRTAAIIERGLCVSEAEMERSRASCRELRERLHGLMDEHGIDAFVCPATLGEADMGLSSTGSPAMNLPWSHAGLPALTVPLTEGPSGLPLGLQVVGRFGADEALLAAWA; encoded by the coding sequence GTGACCGACAACCCCGTCCGTCCACCCCTCGTGGCCGCGCCGCCGGCCCTCGAGCGCTTCGTGCGCGCCGACCGCGCCGAGCTTCTCTCCCTCCTCGACAAGCTCTTCGAGCGCATCCGCGGGCTGGACCATGTGCTGCACGTCTTCGAGCCCGGCAGCCCGGTGCGCGAGAAGGTCATGGCCCAGGCGCGCGCGCTCCTCGACCGCTTCCCGGACCCGGACGTGCGCCCGCCGCTCTTCGGCGTGCCCGTGGGCGTGAAGGACATCTTCCGGCAGCAGGGCGAGGCCATCCGCTGCGGCTCGCTCCTGCCGCCCGACGTCTTCTTCGGCCCGGAGGCCGAGGCGGTCACGCGGCTGCGCCAGGCCGGGGCCATCATCATGGGCCGCACCGCGACCACGGAGCTGGCCTATTTCGAGCCCGCCGCCACCTGCAACCCGCACGACCCCGAGCGCACGCCCGGCGGCTCGAGCAGCGGCTCGGCAGCCGGGGTGGCCGCGGGCTTCTTCCCGCTGGCCCTGGGCACGCAGACCGCGGGCTCGGTCATCCGCCCGGCCTCCTACTGCGGCATCGCGGGCTTCAAGCCCTCGTTCGGCCGCCTGCCCGCCGAGGGCGTGGTCTACTTCGCGCGCAGCCTGGACCAGGTGGGCATCTTCTGCGCCACGGCGGCCGAGGCCGCCCGGGCCATGGCCGCCCTGGACCCCGAGTGGCGCCCCGTCCCCGCCCCGCGGAAGCTGCGCCTGGGACTGCCCGTGGGCCCCTACCTGGAGCAGGCGGCCGTCGCCTGTCTCGGGCGGCTGCTCGCGGAGCTCGCGCGCGATTCGGGCCGGTCCGGGGGGCGCGGCCTGCCCGCCGTGCCCTTCGAGGTCGTGGAGGTGCCGTGCCTCGAGGACATCGCGGAGATCACCGTGCGCCACGAGACGCTCATGGCCGGGGAGGTCGCGCGCGAGCAGGCGGCCTGCTTCACCCGCTACCAGCGCCTCTACCGGCCTCGCACCGCGGCGATCATCGAGCGGGGGCTTTGCGTCTCCGAGGCGGAGATGGAGCGGTCCCGGGCTTCGTGCCGCGAGTTGCGCGAACGGCTGCACGGCCTCATGGACGAGCATGGAATCGACGCCTTCGTCTGCCCGGCCACGCTCGGCGAGGCGGACATGGGCCTCTCCTCCACGGGCAGTCCGGCCATGAATCTCCCGTGGTCGCACGCGGGCCTGCCCGCCTTGACCGTGCCGCTGACCGAAGGGCCGTCCGGTCTGCCGCTGGGCCTTCAGGTCGTGGGCCGTTTCGGCGCGGACGAGGCCCTGCTCGCAGCCTGGGCCTGA